The following proteins are co-located in the Canis aureus isolate CA01 chromosome X, VMU_Caureus_v.1.0, whole genome shotgun sequence genome:
- the MAGED1 gene encoding melanoma-associated antigen D1 isoform X4 has translation MAQKMDCGAGLLGFQAEASVEDSTLLMQTLMEAIQISEAPPTNQATAAGLNASAQSSQPPTSSEMADIQVLAAATRPKTAFKAQNATTKGPNGAYDFSQALNAKEMPNVPPKAAFKSQNATLKGPNAAYDFSQAATTSELTANKSEMAFKAQNATTKVGPNATYNFSQSLSATEMVNAQPKTAFKAWNDTTKAPTVDTQTQNINQAKMATSQTEVETNPGIPESDGAAAQTSADGSPAQNLESRTIIRGKRTRKINNLNVDENSNGDQRRAPLATGTWRSAPVPVTTQNPPGAPPNVLWQTPLAWQNPSGWQNQPARQTPPARQSPPARQTPPAWQNPVAWQNPVIWPNPVIWQNPVIWPNPIVWPGPVVWPNPLAWQNPPGWQTPPGWQNPPGWQGPPDWQGPPDWPLPPDWPLPPDWPLPTDWPLPPDWIPTDWPVPPDWQNLRPSPNLRPSPNSRASQNLGASQPRDVALLQERANKLVKYLMLKDYTKVPIKRSEMLRDIIREYTDVYPEIIERACFVLEKKFGIQLKEIDKEEHLYILISTPESLAGILGTTKDTPKLGLLLVILGIIFMNGNRASEAVLWEALRKMGLRPGVRHPLLGDLRKLLTYEFVKQKYLDYRRVPNSNPPEYEFLWGLRSYHETSKMKVLRFIAEVQKRDPRDWTAQFMEAADEALDALDAAAAEAEARAEARTRMGIGDEAVSGPWSWDDIEFELLTWDEEGDFGDPWSRIPFTFWARYHQNARSRFPQTFAGPIIGPGGTASTNFAANFGAIGFFWVE, from the exons ATGGCTCAGAAAATGGACTGTGGTGCGGGCCTCCTCGGCTTCCAG GCTGAGGCCTCCGTAGAAGACAGCACCTTGCTTATGCAGACCCTGATGGAGGCCATCCAGATCTCAGAGGCTCCACCTACCAACCAGGCCACAGCAGCTGGGCTGAATGCTAGTGCCCAGAGTTCACAGCCCCCAACATCCAGTGAGATGGCTGATATTCAGGTTTTGGCAGCTGCCACTAGGCCCAAAACAGCCTTTAAGGCTCAGAATGCCACCACAAAAGGCCCAAATGGTGCCTATGATTTCTCTCAGGCTCTTAATGCCAAGGAGATGCCCAATGTACCACCTAAGGCAGCCTTTAAGTCCCAGAATGCCACCCTAAAGGGCCCAAATGCTGCCTATGATTTTTCCCAGGCAGCAACCACCAGTGAATTAACTGCTAACAAATCCGAGATGGCCTTTAAGGCCCAGAATGCCACTACTAAGGTGGGCCCAAATGCCACCTACaatttctctcagtctctcaGTGCCACTGAGATGGTTAATGCTCAACCTAAGACAGCCTTTAAGGCTTGGAATGACACCACTAAGGCCCCAACAGTTGATACCCAGACCCAGAATATTAACCAAGCCAAGATGGCCACTTCCCAGACTGAGGTAGAGACCAACCCAGGTATCCCTGAATCTGATGGTGCAGCTGCACAGACATCAGCAGATGGTTCCCCTGCTCAGAATCTGGAGTCCAGGACTATAATTCGGGGCAAGAGGACCCGCAAG ATTAATAACTTGAATGTGGACGAGAACAGCAATGGGGATCAGAGGCGGGCCCCACTGGCTACAGGGACGTGGAGGTCTGCACCTGTTCCAGTTACCACTCAGAACCCACCTGGCGCACCCCCCAATGTGCTCTGGCAGACCCCATTGGCCTGGCAGAACCCATCAGGCTGGCAAAACCAGCCAGCCAGGCAGACCCCACCAGCACGTCAGAGTCCCCCAGCTAGGCAGACCCCACCAGCCTGGCAAAACCCGGTTGCTTGGCAGAACCCAGTGATCTGGCCGAACCCAGTGATCTGGCAAAATCCAGTGATCTGGCCAAACCCCATTGTCTGGCCCGGTCCAGTTGTCTGGCCAAACCCACTGGCCTGGCAGAATCCACCTGGATGGCAGACCCCACCTGGATGGCAGAACCCACCAGGCTGGCAGGGTCCTCCAGATTGGCAGGGCCCTCCTGACTGGCCACTACCACCTGACTGGCCTCTACCACCTGATTGGCCACTTCCCACTGACTGGCCACTCCCACCTGACTGGATCCCCACTGATTGGCCAGTTCCACCTGACTGGCAGAACCTGCGGCCCTCACCAAACCTGCGCCCCTCTCCCAATTCACGTGCCTCACAGAACCTGGGTGCCTCACAGCCCCGAGATGTGGCCCTTCTTCAGGAAAGA GCAAATAAGTTGGTCAAGTACCTGATGCTTAAAGATTATACCAAGGTGCCCATTAAGCGCTCAG AAATGCTGAGGGATATCATCCGTGAATACACTGATGTTTATCCAGAAATCATTGAACGTGCATGCTTTGTCCTGGAGAAG AAATTTGGGATTCAACTGAAGGAGATCGACAAAGAAGAACACCTGTATATTCTCATCAGCACCCCCGAGTCCCTGGCTGGCATATTGGGAAC GACCAAAGACACACCCAAGCTGGGTCTCCTCTTAGTGATATTGGGCATTATCTTCATGAATGGCAACCGTGCCAGTGAAG CTGTCCTCTGGGAGGCACTACGCAAGATGGGACTGCGTCCTGG TGTGAGACATCCTCTTCTTGGAGATCTGAGGAAACTTCTCACTTatgagtttgtaaaacaaaa GTACCTGGATTACAGACGAGTGCCCAACAGCAACCCTCCTGAGTATGAGTTCCTCTGGGGCCTCCGTTCCTACCATGAAACTAGCAAGATGAAAGTGCTGAGATTCATTGCAGAG GTTCAGAAAAGAGATCCTCGTGACTGGACTGCACAGTTCATGGAGGCTGCAGATGAGGCCTTGGATGCTCTGGATGCTGCTGCAGCTGAGGCTGAGGCCCGGGCTGAGGCGAGAACCCGCATGGGGATTGGAGATGAGGCCGTATCTGGGCCCTGGAGCTGGGATGACATTGAATTTGAGCTGCTGACCTGGGATGAGGAAGGAGATTTTGGCGATCCCTGGTCTAGAATCCCATTTACCTTCTGGGCCAGATACCACCAGAATGCCCGCTCCCGATTTCCTCAGACCTTCGCTGGCCCCATTATTGGCCCTGGTGGTACAGCCAGCACCAACTTTGCTGCCAACTTTGGTGCCATTGGTTTCTTCTGGGTTGAGTGA
- the MAGED1 gene encoding melanoma-associated antigen D1 isoform X1 codes for MKVCLPPRLPLPGVSHFHSSPHSASSILSKLSVKCSYKFIALVASVSGSALARGTGAMAQKMDCGAGLLGFQAEASVEDSTLLMQTLMEAIQISEAPPTNQATAAGLNASAQSSQPPTSSEMADIQVLAAATRPKTAFKAQNATTKGPNGAYDFSQALNAKEMPNVPPKAAFKSQNATLKGPNAAYDFSQAATTSELTANKSEMAFKAQNATTKVGPNATYNFSQSLSATEMVNAQPKTAFKAWNDTTKAPTVDTQTQNINQAKMATSQTEVETNPGIPESDGAAAQTSADGSPAQNLESRTIIRGKRTRKINNLNVDENSNGDQRRAPLATGTWRSAPVPVTTQNPPGAPPNVLWQTPLAWQNPSGWQNQPARQTPPARQSPPARQTPPAWQNPVAWQNPVIWPNPVIWQNPVIWPNPIVWPGPVVWPNPLAWQNPPGWQTPPGWQNPPGWQGPPDWQGPPDWPLPPDWPLPPDWPLPTDWPLPPDWIPTDWPVPPDWQNLRPSPNLRPSPNSRASQNLGASQPRDVALLQERANKLVKYLMLKDYTKVPIKRSEMLRDIIREYTDVYPEIIERACFVLEKKFGIQLKEIDKEEHLYILISTPESLAGILGTTKDTPKLGLLLVILGIIFMNGNRASEAVLWEALRKMGLRPGVRHPLLGDLRKLLTYEFVKQKYLDYRRVPNSNPPEYEFLWGLRSYHETSKMKVLRFIAEVQKRDPRDWTAQFMEAADEALDALDAAAAEAEARAEARTRMGIGDEAVSGPWSWDDIEFELLTWDEEGDFGDPWSRIPFTFWARYHQNARSRFPQTFAGPIIGPGGTASTNFAANFGAIGFFWVE; via the exons GCTCTGCTCTTGCCAGAGGGACTGGAGCCATGGCTCAGAAAATGGACTGTGGTGCGGGCCTCCTCGGCTTCCAG GCTGAGGCCTCCGTAGAAGACAGCACCTTGCTTATGCAGACCCTGATGGAGGCCATCCAGATCTCAGAGGCTCCACCTACCAACCAGGCCACAGCAGCTGGGCTGAATGCTAGTGCCCAGAGTTCACAGCCCCCAACATCCAGTGAGATGGCTGATATTCAGGTTTTGGCAGCTGCCACTAGGCCCAAAACAGCCTTTAAGGCTCAGAATGCCACCACAAAAGGCCCAAATGGTGCCTATGATTTCTCTCAGGCTCTTAATGCCAAGGAGATGCCCAATGTACCACCTAAGGCAGCCTTTAAGTCCCAGAATGCCACCCTAAAGGGCCCAAATGCTGCCTATGATTTTTCCCAGGCAGCAACCACCAGTGAATTAACTGCTAACAAATCCGAGATGGCCTTTAAGGCCCAGAATGCCACTACTAAGGTGGGCCCAAATGCCACCTACaatttctctcagtctctcaGTGCCACTGAGATGGTTAATGCTCAACCTAAGACAGCCTTTAAGGCTTGGAATGACACCACTAAGGCCCCAACAGTTGATACCCAGACCCAGAATATTAACCAAGCCAAGATGGCCACTTCCCAGACTGAGGTAGAGACCAACCCAGGTATCCCTGAATCTGATGGTGCAGCTGCACAGACATCAGCAGATGGTTCCCCTGCTCAGAATCTGGAGTCCAGGACTATAATTCGGGGCAAGAGGACCCGCAAG ATTAATAACTTGAATGTGGACGAGAACAGCAATGGGGATCAGAGGCGGGCCCCACTGGCTACAGGGACGTGGAGGTCTGCACCTGTTCCAGTTACCACTCAGAACCCACCTGGCGCACCCCCCAATGTGCTCTGGCAGACCCCATTGGCCTGGCAGAACCCATCAGGCTGGCAAAACCAGCCAGCCAGGCAGACCCCACCAGCACGTCAGAGTCCCCCAGCTAGGCAGACCCCACCAGCCTGGCAAAACCCGGTTGCTTGGCAGAACCCAGTGATCTGGCCGAACCCAGTGATCTGGCAAAATCCAGTGATCTGGCCAAACCCCATTGTCTGGCCCGGTCCAGTTGTCTGGCCAAACCCACTGGCCTGGCAGAATCCACCTGGATGGCAGACCCCACCTGGATGGCAGAACCCACCAGGCTGGCAGGGTCCTCCAGATTGGCAGGGCCCTCCTGACTGGCCACTACCACCTGACTGGCCTCTACCACCTGATTGGCCACTTCCCACTGACTGGCCACTCCCACCTGACTGGATCCCCACTGATTGGCCAGTTCCACCTGACTGGCAGAACCTGCGGCCCTCACCAAACCTGCGCCCCTCTCCCAATTCACGTGCCTCACAGAACCTGGGTGCCTCACAGCCCCGAGATGTGGCCCTTCTTCAGGAAAGA GCAAATAAGTTGGTCAAGTACCTGATGCTTAAAGATTATACCAAGGTGCCCATTAAGCGCTCAG AAATGCTGAGGGATATCATCCGTGAATACACTGATGTTTATCCAGAAATCATTGAACGTGCATGCTTTGTCCTGGAGAAG AAATTTGGGATTCAACTGAAGGAGATCGACAAAGAAGAACACCTGTATATTCTCATCAGCACCCCCGAGTCCCTGGCTGGCATATTGGGAAC GACCAAAGACACACCCAAGCTGGGTCTCCTCTTAGTGATATTGGGCATTATCTTCATGAATGGCAACCGTGCCAGTGAAG CTGTCCTCTGGGAGGCACTACGCAAGATGGGACTGCGTCCTGG TGTGAGACATCCTCTTCTTGGAGATCTGAGGAAACTTCTCACTTatgagtttgtaaaacaaaa GTACCTGGATTACAGACGAGTGCCCAACAGCAACCCTCCTGAGTATGAGTTCCTCTGGGGCCTCCGTTCCTACCATGAAACTAGCAAGATGAAAGTGCTGAGATTCATTGCAGAG GTTCAGAAAAGAGATCCTCGTGACTGGACTGCACAGTTCATGGAGGCTGCAGATGAGGCCTTGGATGCTCTGGATGCTGCTGCAGCTGAGGCTGAGGCCCGGGCTGAGGCGAGAACCCGCATGGGGATTGGAGATGAGGCCGTATCTGGGCCCTGGAGCTGGGATGACATTGAATTTGAGCTGCTGACCTGGGATGAGGAAGGAGATTTTGGCGATCCCTGGTCTAGAATCCCATTTACCTTCTGGGCCAGATACCACCAGAATGCCCGCTCCCGATTTCCTCAGACCTTCGCTGGCCCCATTATTGGCCCTGGTGGTACAGCCAGCACCAACTTTGCTGCCAACTTTGGTGCCATTGGTTTCTTCTGGGTTGAGTGA
- the MAGED1 gene encoding melanoma-associated antigen D1 isoform X3: MHSQLNLERSKDKGIEEEILLGSALARGTGAMAQKMDCGAGLLGFQAEASVEDSTLLMQTLMEAIQISEAPPTNQATAAGLNASAQSSQPPTSSEMADIQVLAAATRPKTAFKAQNATTKGPNGAYDFSQALNAKEMPNVPPKAAFKSQNATLKGPNAAYDFSQAATTSELTANKSEMAFKAQNATTKVGPNATYNFSQSLSATEMVNAQPKTAFKAWNDTTKAPTVDTQTQNINQAKMATSQTEVETNPGIPESDGAAAQTSADGSPAQNLESRTIIRGKRTRKINNLNVDENSNGDQRRAPLATGTWRSAPVPVTTQNPPGAPPNVLWQTPLAWQNPSGWQNQPARQTPPARQSPPARQTPPAWQNPVAWQNPVIWPNPVIWQNPVIWPNPIVWPGPVVWPNPLAWQNPPGWQTPPGWQNPPGWQGPPDWQGPPDWPLPPDWPLPPDWPLPTDWPLPPDWIPTDWPVPPDWQNLRPSPNLRPSPNSRASQNLGASQPRDVALLQERANKLVKYLMLKDYTKVPIKRSEMLRDIIREYTDVYPEIIERACFVLEKKFGIQLKEIDKEEHLYILISTPESLAGILGTTKDTPKLGLLLVILGIIFMNGNRASEAVLWEALRKMGLRPGVRHPLLGDLRKLLTYEFVKQKYLDYRRVPNSNPPEYEFLWGLRSYHETSKMKVLRFIAEVQKRDPRDWTAQFMEAADEALDALDAAAAEAEARAEARTRMGIGDEAVSGPWSWDDIEFELLTWDEEGDFGDPWSRIPFTFWARYHQNARSRFPQTFAGPIIGPGGTASTNFAANFGAIGFFWVE, translated from the exons GCTCTGCTCTTGCCAGAGGGACTGGAGCCATGGCTCAGAAAATGGACTGTGGTGCGGGCCTCCTCGGCTTCCAG GCTGAGGCCTCCGTAGAAGACAGCACCTTGCTTATGCAGACCCTGATGGAGGCCATCCAGATCTCAGAGGCTCCACCTACCAACCAGGCCACAGCAGCTGGGCTGAATGCTAGTGCCCAGAGTTCACAGCCCCCAACATCCAGTGAGATGGCTGATATTCAGGTTTTGGCAGCTGCCACTAGGCCCAAAACAGCCTTTAAGGCTCAGAATGCCACCACAAAAGGCCCAAATGGTGCCTATGATTTCTCTCAGGCTCTTAATGCCAAGGAGATGCCCAATGTACCACCTAAGGCAGCCTTTAAGTCCCAGAATGCCACCCTAAAGGGCCCAAATGCTGCCTATGATTTTTCCCAGGCAGCAACCACCAGTGAATTAACTGCTAACAAATCCGAGATGGCCTTTAAGGCCCAGAATGCCACTACTAAGGTGGGCCCAAATGCCACCTACaatttctctcagtctctcaGTGCCACTGAGATGGTTAATGCTCAACCTAAGACAGCCTTTAAGGCTTGGAATGACACCACTAAGGCCCCAACAGTTGATACCCAGACCCAGAATATTAACCAAGCCAAGATGGCCACTTCCCAGACTGAGGTAGAGACCAACCCAGGTATCCCTGAATCTGATGGTGCAGCTGCACAGACATCAGCAGATGGTTCCCCTGCTCAGAATCTGGAGTCCAGGACTATAATTCGGGGCAAGAGGACCCGCAAG ATTAATAACTTGAATGTGGACGAGAACAGCAATGGGGATCAGAGGCGGGCCCCACTGGCTACAGGGACGTGGAGGTCTGCACCTGTTCCAGTTACCACTCAGAACCCACCTGGCGCACCCCCCAATGTGCTCTGGCAGACCCCATTGGCCTGGCAGAACCCATCAGGCTGGCAAAACCAGCCAGCCAGGCAGACCCCACCAGCACGTCAGAGTCCCCCAGCTAGGCAGACCCCACCAGCCTGGCAAAACCCGGTTGCTTGGCAGAACCCAGTGATCTGGCCGAACCCAGTGATCTGGCAAAATCCAGTGATCTGGCCAAACCCCATTGTCTGGCCCGGTCCAGTTGTCTGGCCAAACCCACTGGCCTGGCAGAATCCACCTGGATGGCAGACCCCACCTGGATGGCAGAACCCACCAGGCTGGCAGGGTCCTCCAGATTGGCAGGGCCCTCCTGACTGGCCACTACCACCTGACTGGCCTCTACCACCTGATTGGCCACTTCCCACTGACTGGCCACTCCCACCTGACTGGATCCCCACTGATTGGCCAGTTCCACCTGACTGGCAGAACCTGCGGCCCTCACCAAACCTGCGCCCCTCTCCCAATTCACGTGCCTCACAGAACCTGGGTGCCTCACAGCCCCGAGATGTGGCCCTTCTTCAGGAAAGA GCAAATAAGTTGGTCAAGTACCTGATGCTTAAAGATTATACCAAGGTGCCCATTAAGCGCTCAG AAATGCTGAGGGATATCATCCGTGAATACACTGATGTTTATCCAGAAATCATTGAACGTGCATGCTTTGTCCTGGAGAAG AAATTTGGGATTCAACTGAAGGAGATCGACAAAGAAGAACACCTGTATATTCTCATCAGCACCCCCGAGTCCCTGGCTGGCATATTGGGAAC GACCAAAGACACACCCAAGCTGGGTCTCCTCTTAGTGATATTGGGCATTATCTTCATGAATGGCAACCGTGCCAGTGAAG CTGTCCTCTGGGAGGCACTACGCAAGATGGGACTGCGTCCTGG TGTGAGACATCCTCTTCTTGGAGATCTGAGGAAACTTCTCACTTatgagtttgtaaaacaaaa GTACCTGGATTACAGACGAGTGCCCAACAGCAACCCTCCTGAGTATGAGTTCCTCTGGGGCCTCCGTTCCTACCATGAAACTAGCAAGATGAAAGTGCTGAGATTCATTGCAGAG GTTCAGAAAAGAGATCCTCGTGACTGGACTGCACAGTTCATGGAGGCTGCAGATGAGGCCTTGGATGCTCTGGATGCTGCTGCAGCTGAGGCTGAGGCCCGGGCTGAGGCGAGAACCCGCATGGGGATTGGAGATGAGGCCGTATCTGGGCCCTGGAGCTGGGATGACATTGAATTTGAGCTGCTGACCTGGGATGAGGAAGGAGATTTTGGCGATCCCTGGTCTAGAATCCCATTTACCTTCTGGGCCAGATACCACCAGAATGCCCGCTCCCGATTTCCTCAGACCTTCGCTGGCCCCATTATTGGCCCTGGTGGTACAGCCAGCACCAACTTTGCTGCCAACTTTGGTGCCATTGGTTTCTTCTGGGTTGAGTGA
- the MAGED1 gene encoding melanoma-associated antigen D1 isoform X2 — protein MHSQLNLERSKDKGIEEEILLGEQRRENETGSALARGTGAMAQKMDCGAGLLGFQAEASVEDSTLLMQTLMEAIQISEAPPTNQATAAGLNASAQSSQPPTSSEMADIQVLAAATRPKTAFKAQNATTKGPNGAYDFSQALNAKEMPNVPPKAAFKSQNATLKGPNAAYDFSQAATTSELTANKSEMAFKAQNATTKVGPNATYNFSQSLSATEMVNAQPKTAFKAWNDTTKAPTVDTQTQNINQAKMATSQTEVETNPGIPESDGAAAQTSADGSPAQNLESRTIIRGKRTRKINNLNVDENSNGDQRRAPLATGTWRSAPVPVTTQNPPGAPPNVLWQTPLAWQNPSGWQNQPARQTPPARQSPPARQTPPAWQNPVAWQNPVIWPNPVIWQNPVIWPNPIVWPGPVVWPNPLAWQNPPGWQTPPGWQNPPGWQGPPDWQGPPDWPLPPDWPLPPDWPLPTDWPLPPDWIPTDWPVPPDWQNLRPSPNLRPSPNSRASQNLGASQPRDVALLQERANKLVKYLMLKDYTKVPIKRSEMLRDIIREYTDVYPEIIERACFVLEKKFGIQLKEIDKEEHLYILISTPESLAGILGTTKDTPKLGLLLVILGIIFMNGNRASEAVLWEALRKMGLRPGVRHPLLGDLRKLLTYEFVKQKYLDYRRVPNSNPPEYEFLWGLRSYHETSKMKVLRFIAEVQKRDPRDWTAQFMEAADEALDALDAAAAEAEARAEARTRMGIGDEAVSGPWSWDDIEFELLTWDEEGDFGDPWSRIPFTFWARYHQNARSRFPQTFAGPIIGPGGTASTNFAANFGAIGFFWVE, from the exons GCTCTGCTCTTGCCAGAGGGACTGGAGCCATGGCTCAGAAAATGGACTGTGGTGCGGGCCTCCTCGGCTTCCAG GCTGAGGCCTCCGTAGAAGACAGCACCTTGCTTATGCAGACCCTGATGGAGGCCATCCAGATCTCAGAGGCTCCACCTACCAACCAGGCCACAGCAGCTGGGCTGAATGCTAGTGCCCAGAGTTCACAGCCCCCAACATCCAGTGAGATGGCTGATATTCAGGTTTTGGCAGCTGCCACTAGGCCCAAAACAGCCTTTAAGGCTCAGAATGCCACCACAAAAGGCCCAAATGGTGCCTATGATTTCTCTCAGGCTCTTAATGCCAAGGAGATGCCCAATGTACCACCTAAGGCAGCCTTTAAGTCCCAGAATGCCACCCTAAAGGGCCCAAATGCTGCCTATGATTTTTCCCAGGCAGCAACCACCAGTGAATTAACTGCTAACAAATCCGAGATGGCCTTTAAGGCCCAGAATGCCACTACTAAGGTGGGCCCAAATGCCACCTACaatttctctcagtctctcaGTGCCACTGAGATGGTTAATGCTCAACCTAAGACAGCCTTTAAGGCTTGGAATGACACCACTAAGGCCCCAACAGTTGATACCCAGACCCAGAATATTAACCAAGCCAAGATGGCCACTTCCCAGACTGAGGTAGAGACCAACCCAGGTATCCCTGAATCTGATGGTGCAGCTGCACAGACATCAGCAGATGGTTCCCCTGCTCAGAATCTGGAGTCCAGGACTATAATTCGGGGCAAGAGGACCCGCAAG ATTAATAACTTGAATGTGGACGAGAACAGCAATGGGGATCAGAGGCGGGCCCCACTGGCTACAGGGACGTGGAGGTCTGCACCTGTTCCAGTTACCACTCAGAACCCACCTGGCGCACCCCCCAATGTGCTCTGGCAGACCCCATTGGCCTGGCAGAACCCATCAGGCTGGCAAAACCAGCCAGCCAGGCAGACCCCACCAGCACGTCAGAGTCCCCCAGCTAGGCAGACCCCACCAGCCTGGCAAAACCCGGTTGCTTGGCAGAACCCAGTGATCTGGCCGAACCCAGTGATCTGGCAAAATCCAGTGATCTGGCCAAACCCCATTGTCTGGCCCGGTCCAGTTGTCTGGCCAAACCCACTGGCCTGGCAGAATCCACCTGGATGGCAGACCCCACCTGGATGGCAGAACCCACCAGGCTGGCAGGGTCCTCCAGATTGGCAGGGCCCTCCTGACTGGCCACTACCACCTGACTGGCCTCTACCACCTGATTGGCCACTTCCCACTGACTGGCCACTCCCACCTGACTGGATCCCCACTGATTGGCCAGTTCCACCTGACTGGCAGAACCTGCGGCCCTCACCAAACCTGCGCCCCTCTCCCAATTCACGTGCCTCACAGAACCTGGGTGCCTCACAGCCCCGAGATGTGGCCCTTCTTCAGGAAAGA GCAAATAAGTTGGTCAAGTACCTGATGCTTAAAGATTATACCAAGGTGCCCATTAAGCGCTCAG AAATGCTGAGGGATATCATCCGTGAATACACTGATGTTTATCCAGAAATCATTGAACGTGCATGCTTTGTCCTGGAGAAG AAATTTGGGATTCAACTGAAGGAGATCGACAAAGAAGAACACCTGTATATTCTCATCAGCACCCCCGAGTCCCTGGCTGGCATATTGGGAAC GACCAAAGACACACCCAAGCTGGGTCTCCTCTTAGTGATATTGGGCATTATCTTCATGAATGGCAACCGTGCCAGTGAAG CTGTCCTCTGGGAGGCACTACGCAAGATGGGACTGCGTCCTGG TGTGAGACATCCTCTTCTTGGAGATCTGAGGAAACTTCTCACTTatgagtttgtaaaacaaaa GTACCTGGATTACAGACGAGTGCCCAACAGCAACCCTCCTGAGTATGAGTTCCTCTGGGGCCTCCGTTCCTACCATGAAACTAGCAAGATGAAAGTGCTGAGATTCATTGCAGAG GTTCAGAAAAGAGATCCTCGTGACTGGACTGCACAGTTCATGGAGGCTGCAGATGAGGCCTTGGATGCTCTGGATGCTGCTGCAGCTGAGGCTGAGGCCCGGGCTGAGGCGAGAACCCGCATGGGGATTGGAGATGAGGCCGTATCTGGGCCCTGGAGCTGGGATGACATTGAATTTGAGCTGCTGACCTGGGATGAGGAAGGAGATTTTGGCGATCCCTGGTCTAGAATCCCATTTACCTTCTGGGCCAGATACCACCAGAATGCCCGCTCCCGATTTCCTCAGACCTTCGCTGGCCCCATTATTGGCCCTGGTGGTACAGCCAGCACCAACTTTGCTGCCAACTTTGGTGCCATTGGTTTCTTCTGGGTTGAGTGA